A genomic window from Dethiosulfovibrio peptidovorans includes:
- a CDS encoding C4-dicarboxylate ABC transporter substrate-binding protein, whose product MRILNKIEAYFCGTALILTSLIIFVNVVLRYVFHASTSWAEEAVKYLMIWITFIGGSICFRKGLHVSIDFFLSYISESARRIVAAAVLAVCLVFVIFMIYYGFRLVLFNFSTGQVSPALRLPMWIPYLAIPLGFLLMSRHIVAHIISLIKGGSAA is encoded by the coding sequence ATGCGAATATTAAACAAAATTGAAGCATATTTCTGCGGAACCGCCCTCATCCTTACTTCGCTGATAATCTTCGTTAATGTGGTTCTGCGCTATGTATTCCATGCCAGCACAAGCTGGGCGGAAGAAGCGGTTAAGTATCTGATGATATGGATTACCTTTATCGGCGGCAGTATCTGCTTCCGGAAAGGTCTGCATGTCAGCATAGACTTTTTTCTTTCCTATATCTCGGAATCGGCCAGGAGAATTGTGGCCGCGGCCGTTCTGGCGGTCTGCCTGGTCTTTGTTATTTTCATGATCTACTACGGCTTTCGGCTGGTACTGTTCAACTTCAGTACAGGGCAGGTTTCTCCGGCACTGCGCCTGCCCATGTGGATTCCCTACCTTGCCATTCCGCTGGGCTTTCTTCTGATGAGCCGTCATATTGTGGCTCACATTATCAGCCTGATTAAAGGAGGTAGTGCCGCATGA
- a CDS encoding C4-dicarboxylate ABC transporter permease, translating into MITLLMLLLAFLLLASVPIFVALNLTVLVIVLFFTDITPMVMVQKAFGGIDKFALMSMPFFIFAANIMVAGGLSDRILKWVRSIIGSVKGGLAYTTELSCMVFGALSGSSPATVIAMGKVLYPELVKEKYDKGFSIGLITSSGSVALLIPPSITLIMYATTTNTSVGELFMAGIGSGLVYGLATIIYIFLYTRGRNLPVSKKSTAKEVLAATKEAGWSLLVPVIILGGIYFGVFTPTESAGITAIYALVIGMLVYREIDLKKLMQIAVDSAVTCAQVLILVAAASAFGWLLTVIQVPQMLTSGILAKVNSPITFLLTINVVLLIVGMFMEGIAAIIILAPLFFVMGTNLGINPVHLGIVMVANLSIGNFTPPFGLNLFVGQAVTGEPMAKIIPSVLIFVLVSVCALMIITYIPQISMFIPNLIYR; encoded by the coding sequence ATGATTACCCTTCTCATGCTTCTTCTGGCCTTCCTGCTTCTGGCCAGTGTTCCCATTTTTGTGGCCCTGAATCTGACCGTTCTGGTTATTGTTCTTTTCTTTACCGACATAACCCCCATGGTTATGGTTCAGAAAGCCTTCGGCGGCATTGACAAGTTCGCGCTCATGTCCATGCCCTTCTTTATTTTCGCGGCCAACATTATGGTGGCTGGCGGACTTTCGGACAGAATCCTTAAATGGGTCCGCAGCATCATCGGCAGTGTTAAGGGCGGTCTGGCCTACACTACCGAACTTTCGTGCATGGTATTCGGCGCTCTTTCAGGTTCCAGCCCCGCCACCGTTATTGCCATGGGCAAGGTTCTCTACCCGGAACTGGTTAAGGAAAAATACGACAAGGGATTTTCCATTGGCCTGATTACTTCATCCGGTTCGGTGGCCCTGCTTATTCCGCCCAGCATTACCCTTATCATGTACGCCACAACCACCAACACTTCGGTAGGCGAACTCTTTATGGCAGGAATAGGTTCCGGTCTGGTCTACGGCCTGGCCACCATTATCTATATTTTTCTCTACACCCGGGGACGCAACCTGCCTGTATCCAAAAAATCAACCGCCAAAGAAGTTCTTGCGGCCACAAAAGAGGCCGGCTGGTCGCTTCTGGTGCCTGTTATTATTCTGGGCGGTATTTACTTCGGCGTGTTTACACCCACAGAGTCCGCGGGCATTACGGCCATTTACGCCCTGGTTATCGGAATGCTGGTCTACAGGGAAATTGACCTGAAAAAACTCATGCAGATAGCTGTTGATTCGGCTGTAACCTGTGCCCAGGTGCTGATTCTGGTGGCCGCCGCGTCTGCCTTCGGCTGGCTTCTGACGGTTATTCAGGTTCCCCAGATGCTCACCAGCGGCATTCTGGCCAAAGTCAATTCACCGATAACATTCCTGCTGACCATTAACGTTGTGCTGCTGATCGTGGGCATGTTCATGGAAGGCATTGCGGCCATTATTATCCTGGCGCCCCTCTTCTTTGTTATGGGAACCAATCTGGGCATTAACCCGGTGCATCTGGGCATTGTCATGGTGGCCAACCTGTCCATTGGCAACTTCACACCGCCCTTCGGTCTGAACCTGTTTGTGGGGCAGGCCGTTACCGGCGAACCCATGGCCAAAATTATTCCCTCAGTTCTGATTTTTGTTCTGGTGAGTGTCTGCGCGCTGATGATTATCACCTACATCCCGCAGATCTCCATGTTCATTCCAAACCTGATTTATCGTTAA
- a CDS encoding Zn-dependent hydrolase, with translation MNFERFSSRMEQINRIGRREGEGISRLSLTDQDMQARSVLKDIFRSLELEVREDGAGNIWGRRKGTDESLPAVVAGSHIDTVPSGGAYDGTLGVMAAVECVAMMRDENFQNRHPVEIVSFSTEESSRFNAATLGSKTAAGILKASDLSRFADTEGVSFLQALHGRGFYPEELTPLRGETIKAFMELHIEQGPVLERENTNIGIVTLIAAPTRLKVDIQGEAAHSGACPMKYRRDALAAASEFVLAVEQAGRNHSSGKTVATVGKMEVFPGAMNVVPGKVQLFVDIRGIDTSSIQKAHNEIMEALHEICARRGVTHQVEILSQDVPKKLDAHLQDLIENSCRKLGLSCSRMPSGAGHDAMNMAAIAPGGLIFVPCIDGISHDKREDMHPEDMKNGVNVLFECVKALSR, from the coding sequence ATGAACTTTGAGCGATTTTCTTCCCGGATGGAACAGATTAACCGCATAGGCCGCCGTGAGGGAGAAGGCATTTCCCGCCTCTCCCTGACGGACCAGGACATGCAGGCCCGCTCCGTACTGAAAGACATTTTCCGCTCTCTGGAGCTGGAAGTGCGGGAAGACGGAGCCGGCAACATATGGGGACGCCGCAAAGGAACCGATGAGAGTCTGCCCGCGGTTGTTGCCGGGTCGCATATCGATACGGTACCCTCCGGCGGCGCTTACGACGGCACCCTGGGTGTTATGGCCGCCGTGGAATGCGTTGCCATGATGCGCGATGAAAACTTCCAGAACCGCCATCCGGTGGAAATAGTCTCCTTTTCCACCGAAGAATCCAGCCGCTTTAACGCGGCAACACTGGGCAGCAAAACCGCCGCCGGCATTCTGAAAGCATCCGATCTGTCCCGGTTTGCAGACACCGAAGGCGTTTCCTTTCTGCAGGCGCTTCATGGGCGGGGCTTTTACCCCGAAGAATTAACACCCTTGCGCGGAGAAACCATTAAAGCGTTTATGGAACTCCACATTGAACAGGGGCCGGTACTGGAACGGGAAAACACCAATATCGGCATTGTGACCCTCATAGCCGCACCCACCCGGCTGAAGGTGGACATTCAGGGAGAAGCCGCCCATTCAGGCGCCTGCCCCATGAAATACCGCAGGGACGCCCTCGCGGCCGCGTCCGAATTCGTGCTGGCCGTCGAACAGGCGGGAAGGAATCATTCATCCGGCAAAACCGTGGCCACCGTTGGCAAAATGGAGGTGTTTCCCGGCGCCATGAACGTTGTTCCCGGAAAGGTGCAGCTGTTTGTGGACATCCGGGGAATAGACACCTCAAGCATTCAGAAGGCCCATAATGAAATAATGGAAGCCCTGCATGAAATCTGCGCCCGCCGCGGAGTAACACACCAGGTGGAGATTCTCTCGCAGGATGTCCCCAAAAAACTGGACGCACATCTTCAGGATCTTATTGAAAACAGCTGCAGGAAACTGGGGCTGAGCTGTTCCAGAATGCCCAGCGGAGCCGGTCATGACGCCATGAACATGGCGGCCATAGCGCCCGGTGGACTGATTTTTGTACCGTGCATAGACGGCATAAGCCATGACAAGCGTGAAGACATGCACCCGGAAGACATGAAAAACGGCGTCAACGTGCTGTTTGAATGCGTCAAGGCTCTTTCCAGATAA